The Microcebus murinus isolate Inina chromosome 4, M.murinus_Inina_mat1.0, whole genome shotgun sequence genome has a segment encoding these proteins:
- the LOC105861277 gene encoding olfactory receptor 10AG1-like yields the protein MQPRNVTPQIESELKITETNLTTIIEFILLGFSDIPKFHWLLFGLFLLIYVIILLGNGIIILIIRVNPTLQTSMYFFLSNFSFLEMCYVTITLPRMLMDLWTLKGNISFFVCAAQMCFFLTLGAVECFLLAVMAYDRYVAICNPLHYPLIMNHKACIQLVAGCWISGIPVAIGQTYQIFSLPFCGSNQVNHFICDIPPVLKLACGDIFVNEMFIYIFNILFVTVPFVLILGSYSRIISTILKLPSNTGRTKAFSTCSSHLIVVVLFYGSATITYLKPKSNQYVGIDKLLSLFYTILTPMFNPLIYSLRNKDVTEALRKVLPKLLGLCGN from the coding sequence ATGCAGCCAAGAAATGTAACTCCACAGATAGAAAGTGAATTgaaaattacagaaacaaatcttACTACAATAATAGAATTTATTCTCCTGGGCTTTTCTGATATTCCCAAATTTCACTGGCTTCTTTTTGGTCTATTCTTACTCATCTATGTGATTATTCTACTGGGAAATGGCATCATAATTCTAATAATAAGAGTCAATCCTACTCTTCAGACTTCCATGTATTTTTTCCTCAgcaatttttctttcctagaaatGTGTTATGTGACTATCACTCTTCCTCGAATGCTCATGGATCTTTGGACCctcaaaggaaatatttctttttttgtctgtgcTGCACAGATGTGTTTTTTCCTCACGCTGGGAGCCGTAGAGTGTTTCCTTCTGGCCGTGATGGCGTATGACCGCTATGTTGCCATTTGTAACCCTCTGCATTATCCTTTAATCATGAACCACAAAGCCTGTATCCAGTTAGTAGCTGGTTGCTGGATCAGTGGAATTCCAGTGGCCATAGGGCAAACATACCaaattttttctctgcctttttgtggATCTAACCAAGTCAACCACTTCATCTGTGACATTCCCCCAGTGCTCAAGCTGGCCTGTGGAGACATCTTTGTGAATGAGATGTTCATCTACATATTTAATATACTATTTGTGACAGTTCCCTTTGTGTTGATTCTTGGGTCCTATAGCAGGATCATCTCAACCATCCTGAAGTTGCCATCAAACACAGGACGGACCAAAGCCTTTTCCACTTGTTCGTCCCACCTCATAGTTGTCGTTTTATTCTATGGATCAGCCACTATCACCTATTTGAAACCCAAATCCAATCAATATGTGGGAATAGACAAACTGCTCTCTCTTTTCTACACCATTTTGACCCCAATGTTTAACCCTCTAATATACAGTCTGCGGAACAAAGATGTTACAGAGGCCCTGAGGAAAGTGCTTCCCAAGCTGTTAGGACTGTGTGGCAATTGA